GAGATTGAACCAACTCCAGAGTTCGCTACGTTAGACTGCGGTACTTGCAACTTCGGCGGCGATGACATCTTTATCAATACCGACAACACGATTTTTAACTTTGCTAAGATTATGAAGGAAAGAGGCATCAAGCCAGAGCTGGAAGTTTTCGATAAGGGCATGATCGACACAGCTTTAAAGGCAGACAAGAAGGGTCTGCTGGTACACCCGATGCACTTCGATTTCGTACTGGGCGTACAGATGTCTGCTACAATCAGAGACTTACTGTTTATGGTTGAAAGCCTTCCGGCTGGTTCCACTTGGACGGCTACTGGCCTGGGCAAGAACGCTTGGCATATTGCAGCAGCGACTATCTCCCTGGGCGGACATGTACGAGTTGGATTTGAAGATAACCTGTACATGGAAAGAGGCGTGCTGGCTAAGAGCAATGGCGAAATGGTTGCCAAGGTTGTAGAACTGGCTAAGCTTCTGGGAAGAGAAATTGCTACTCCGGACGAAGCTAGAGAAATCTTGAGCTTGAAGAAGAGAGAAGCATAAACAAGGTATAAAAGAGAGCGCTTCAAGCTGGAAATCAGGTTGAGGCGCTTTTTTGTTTCAGCCTATCCATAGAGGAATGGCACTTGCAATTCATATAAGAGGGAATGTTGTTTATATGTCGTTTTCAGTAGATACAAAAAATG
The genomic region above belongs to Aminipila butyrica and contains:
- the kce gene encoding 3-keto-5-aminohexanoate cleavage enzyme, translated to MEKLIIAAAICGAEVTKEQNPAVPYTVEEVVREAKSAYDAGASVIHLHVREDDGTPTQDKDRFQVCVDAIRKECPDAIIQPSTGGAVGMTDLERLQSTEIEPTPEFATLDCGTCNFGGDDIFINTDNTIFNFAKIMKERGIKPELEVFDKGMIDTALKADKKGLLVHPMHFDFVLGVQMSATIRDLLFMVESLPAGSTWTATGLGKNAWHIAAATISLGGHVRVGFEDNLYMERGVLAKSNGEMVAKVVELAKLLGREIATPDEAREILSLKKREA